In Coleofasciculus sp. FACHB-T130, the sequence TTTTGAAAGTGTTTTTCAATCGCTAGGTATGCCCAGTCTCCTAAAGTCTTGGCTTTTTCTTGGGTATGCTTTTTCATGACAATATTGGCTCTAAACGCGATGGATTGGATTAGTTAATAGCAGGACAGGGTTGAGTTGAACGGTTAAAGTACCACATTTCCACCCAGGTTTTGGTATTGGAGTCTATTGCATCCAGGGAGTATTTGTGATATGACCCGGATAGGAAACCCACAAGTCGTATCGGGTTACGGCTTCGCCAGTCTGTAGGTTTTTGAGGAACGGCTTGCCAGTCCAGATTTGGCAGCTACAGAGGTTTTTTACTTCCTGAATCTCAAAAAATTCAGCTTCGGCGGGTTGCAGTCGAAAAAACTCAATATGCCAATGAGCGGGTTCAACCGCAACATGAGTAGTAGAGGAAGTCTTTTCAGTTAGCTGGGAATTTCGGTTATCAAGCTGAATGGCGCTGGGGAGAAAATCGATATCCAGCACATAAGATTCAAACCCATGCTGTCGGGCAAATTCTATGATTTGCTGCCAATCATAGACGGGTTTTTGCTCTCCCTGCTGGGGAGTATCGTCTCCAAAGCAGTAACCGCCAAACAGCCAAACCAGTTTTGACAGGATCGATTCTACACGGAGGCGATCGCTTCTTAAAAGTTCTACATCTTCCGGTAGCAAGATGCGCCCTGGAACACACCACCAGTATTCCCAGAAAGTATTCGCATCTAAGGAAACTATCCGCTTGACGACTCCCGGAATGCGATCGCGTTGTTGGATCTGACGAATTTTTTCCTTAGATGCGCTTTGTCCCGAAATCGGCAAATCTCGATTTGCTGCTAGGGTATGTTCGGGCGCGGTCGTCATTTCTTGGGGGAAGAAGGAGTCGAGGTTCAGCACGGATATTCTCTCACTACACCGAATGCAGTGTTCCATTCTAGATCCTAGAATAGGCTCTTGGATCTAGAGATTTGTATACCTTTGGTTGAATAAGTTTAAGCTTCATTGGCTCTCTTTCGAGATAGAGGGAAATCACGCTAACCTTAAAAATAGAATGGTTAGTGTAGCGGTACGCTACTTGCAGACTGAAGACTAAAGAATAGACATTAATAACTTCCATCAATTAGGGATGTGGCGTTTCAGACCACTCAACCTAGAGAATGTCTGGAAAGTTATAATCGAGATGCTTAAACGGCAAAGCGAATTTAGCCTTAACTTGAACAATAGAGAAACCCATTATTCGCAAAGTTTCAATGGGTAGTGCATAAGCTAAACTGACTTTACAAATACTTACGGCTACCTACTTATATGAATCGGGTAGAATTGTATAAGGATAAGATGAAGGGATAAGCGTGTGTTAGAAATTCTCCTCATTTTTGTTGTTAGTCTAATACCAGGGCTGCTTTCAGTGTGGCACGTTCGCAGGATAGAAGCACGAAACATGGCGGGTTTGCAAGCAGCGATGCGGAGGATAGAAGCTCGGCAAATGCAAAGAATGCAAATGCCTTCAGATCAACATTACATTGAAGGCGTGGGTTATTTAATTGGGGATATTACTTGTCAGTTTAATGCTCATTCTGCTTATATCCGTTGTGCAGTAAACCCGTTTGGCCCTTGCCACGAATGTTCTTCTTATAAATCTAGAGAATACAATTAAGTTAACCTTATATAAATATGAATATGTCTAAAATAGGCGTAGTTGATTAAAAATTTATTTAAAAAACATTTACTATTATCACCCTTGAAGCTTCAGGGTATTTTAATTTGCTTGTTTAGCAGCTTGACAGGATAAAAAATCTAATCCTAAGAAAATAGCAGCAATTGTTCCAGAAACACAAATTTCACCCTGAGCGATTGTTTCTTTGACTTTGGAGATAGGAATTAATATAACTTCAATATCTTCGGTGATATCTAGCCTTTGCTGACTGGCTAGACGCACATTTTCAGCTAGAAACAAATGAATATTATTTGTATCTTTGGGTGGATTATCATATAAAGTTGCCAATTGAATGAGTTGCTCGGCAATATATCCCGTTTCTTCTTCTAATTCTCTGGCGGCGGCTACAACACTATCCTCTTCCTCTGGATGAAAAGCACCCGCAGGAAGTTCTAATAAAATTGCTCCGACGGCATGACGATATTGCCGCACAAAAACAATTTCTTTTTGCTGAGTGATTGGTAAAATAACAGCAATATCAGGTCGAATATTTACAAAAAAGTCATCGACGATTTGCCCGTTGGGTAATTCGACTTCATCTTGCCTAACTTTACACCATTGATTATTTATCACAATTTTAGAATTTAAAATTTTCCACTTGCTAAGGTTTTTCATAAACTAATCCAAAGTAGATTCAAAAATCATAAAGCATACAACAATGCAGATTAGCGTAGAAACCTTTACAGTAAACAAGCGATTTCCTTTAACCATCAGTCGCGGGACGACAGCGCAAACCATGAATGTGTGGGTACGCGCGATCGCAGAGGGGATTGAAGGCTGGGGAGAAGCTTCGCCCTTTTCCATTGGGGTGGGAGAACCGCGGCAAACCACGGAGATTCTCTTGGAGGCATTGCAAGGCATCGCGCCGCTGTTGGAGGCATATAGCCCTTGGGAAAAGCAGAAAATTGAGGAAGTATTGCAAGCAGCGCAAATCCCTTCTGCGGCGTGGGCGGCAATTGATATGGCGTTGCACGATTGGCAGGGAAAGCGGCTAGGATTACCGTTGTGGCGTCTGTGGGGATTGGATCGAGATCGGATTGTTCCCACCTCTGTG encodes:
- a CDS encoding DUF6464 family protein codes for the protein MLEILLIFVVSLIPGLLSVWHVRRIEARNMAGLQAAMRRIEARQMQRMQMPSDQHYIEGVGYLIGDITCQFNAHSAYIRCAVNPFGPCHECSSYKSREYN
- a CDS encoding NUDIX hydrolase, coding for MKNLSKWKILNSKIVINNQWCKVRQDEVELPNGQIVDDFFVNIRPDIAVILPITQQKEIVFVRQYRHAVGAILLELPAGAFHPEEEDSVVAAARELEEETGYIAEQLIQLATLYDNPPKDTNNIHLFLAENVRLASQQRLDITEDIEVILIPISKVKETIAQGEICVSGTIAAIFLGLDFLSCQAAKQAN